In the Equus przewalskii isolate Varuska unplaced genomic scaffold, EquPr2 ChrUn-10, whole genome shotgun sequence genome, GACCTTGTTTGCTTCCTTTTGCTTTCTAGACTCTTTATTGAAAATGATACTTGAATCTTCATTATAAACAACTAGATCACAATTTGAAGCTGTAAAGTACAAAGACACTTGGAACCTTTCCATATACCAGAGTAAACTAGAATACTGTTTAAGCATTTATTCAATTAAATGGTTCTAGCAACACTGCTACTGTATTCAAGCCAGTGCAATCAACAAAAGAGGGTAGGTGGGTCATTCACCTTGACTTTGCCTTCCTCCAAATTCTCAGTGTAaacaaagggaaatgagaagtcACAGGGAGCAGACATGTTGCCCAGGTGCCAACAACCACACATGTaacaggaagccctccctgattaACTAGGCTTGAAGGTAGAGTAGGTGGGCCTTGAAtatgtagctttaaaaaaaaatcaaatgttagggccagcccagcggcgcagcagttaagtgtgcacgttctgccttggcagccgggggtttgctggttcggatcccgggggtggacatggcaccgcttggcaagtcatgctgtggaaggcgttccacatataaagtagaggaagatgggcacagatgttagctcagggccagtcttcctcagcaaaaagaggaggattggcagcagttagctcagggctaatcttcctcaaaaacaaacaaaaataaaggtaGAGGCCTCAGCTCATTCTTGGAAGGAAGCAAGAGCCATAATCCATTGGGATCCTGAGTCCTACTGTACACAGGTTTCTTTGGGGCCCCACATAAATGGATCAGACCTAAGTGCTTCAAACACAAACCACAGGGCTGCCTTTTTAATGTCCTAAGGTTTAAGGGAGTCCTGGAGGAAACAAGGCAGCTAGGCAATGGTACTTGTGCTATTCTGAGGCCATGGGCCCATCTTCTGGCCTGTTACTTGCTTGGGGAACCAGGGGGGTAAACTCCTGAATCCAGCATTGCCCTCCTGCGGGCTGTTTCCTTGGCAACACTGTGGTTTAGCCGCCTCAGCCGTTCCTACAAGAAAGATTTGGAATGTAATTAAACTGTTCTGTGAGAGGCCTTAGAACTGTCAACCAGGCGCTGGAAAATACCTTAGGCTTGCTCCATCTCAAGTTAAGTCTTCTAAGGTATATGAGAATGTAAATGACAGCAACTGGGTATTGAGAATAAGAACAGTGAGTTCGGGCCgccccggtggcacagcggttaagtgcgcatgttctgcttcggcggcccagggtttgctggtttggattccaggtgtggacatggccccactcgtcaagccatgctgtggcagacatcccacataaaatagaggaagatgggcacggatgttagctcagggccagtcttcctcagcagaaagaggactggcagcagatgttagctcagggctaatcttgctcaaaaaaataaaaaataaaaaaaaaagaacagtgagtTCTATTATGGCTGACACTAGTTCAGTTGACAACTCCTTTTTCCTAAAGACTAAAAATTATGGTGACTTTCATTGTGTTGGGGACTTTGTGACATCATTGAAAACTGGAGAATACCCTGAGGACTTAGCAGAACAAAGAACCGCTGTTGGTAGGAAATTCTTTTACCTGGGCATTCTGTAGAATGTTGTTGACCAAGACAACTCGTCGCCGGGCGTTAAGTAGCTTCTTCACATAGGGGTCGAGATCCAGGGCCACTTTCTGATCCTCATTGATACGGCACAGTTCTGTGGGGACGAAAGAAAGGTGCAGCTAACACCTAATGGCTCATTTCTTGTTCTTATGGAAAGCAGGTTAGCATATGGGAcagaaaacacttttctttttaaagattttatttttcctttttctcccaaagccccccagtacataggtgtgtattttcagttgtgggtccttctagctgtggcatgtgggatgccgcctcagcatggcccgatgagtgctgccatgtccatgcccaggattcgaacccgtgaaaccctgggccgctgaagcagagcgcgagaacttaaccactcagccacggggctggcccctggaaaacaCTCTTGTACCCACATGGACCACAGTCACTAAAAACTTAAGAAAGGAGGAGTCTGTTGGCAGCCCTGATGTTCTGgaagcaagtgacagaaacccagcCCAGAGGCTGGCAAAACATAGGTGCTGAAAGTGAGTtggggggccagtccagtggctggttaagtttgagcactctgctttggtggcctggggttcacaggtttgaatcccaggtgtggacctacacactgttcatcaagtcatgctgtggcaacatcccacatacaaagtaaaggaagacaggcacagatgttagctcagggccaatcttcctcaccaaaaaaaaaaaaaaaaaaaaagaagaagaagaagaagaagaagaaggagaaaatgagttGGAGGATTCTGGATATTCAGGGATGTTTACTCACCGGAAGCTAGGTTGTCAATTTGTTCCCGGAGCTCTACCTGGCTCTCTCTGCAAAGAGGTACAAGGCCTACTGACAGTTAACGGAACTCAAGAAACCTATTCCCCTACGTGTTTCCCAAGTGCTGGCAGAAGCCAGCCTCCACCCCCTACCTGCGGCCTTCCGCCGTTCTGCCCTGGCGCCAATCAGTTCCCACCTGAAGCCAGCTGGGCCCATCGTGGCCCCGCCCTTTCTTGGTCCCGCCCCGCCCTTCCCTCTCGGGCACCTGACGGCGTGGACGTGAGAGTCGAGCTGCTGCACAGCCGGTCGCAGGAACTCGAGGAGCCCCTCGGCGAAGAGGTCTCGGCCCGCGGGCCCCGCCACCGGGGTCCCTGCCCCGGACACAGCAGCAGAACCAGCCCCCGCCATCGCGAAACGCCTTTACGTCCCCGGAACCTGCCGCGAGGGCCGCCGGGAACTGAGGCTCCGCTGAAGTGCGCCGCGAGGGGGCGCCCGGGAGGTGCGGGCTCCTGCCCAGGCGGTGGGATTTCTGGGAAATGGAGTCTCTGGAGCGAGCAGGGCGGGGAGAAGGGCTGTGGGGCCCTAGGGCTCCCGGGAGTTGTAGTTCTTTATAGTCTTTGAAGTTGTGGGCTCTGAAAATCTGCAGACACCGGGAGCTGGGAAAGGAACCATTTTGGTAAGGTGGGTACTTCTTGTTTTCtccaaagatgaaaaataaatgcttatatcCCCAGTTGTCTGTAGCTTTCCCATGTTAACTTTATGAGAAAACCAGATTATATTCATAGTATActtttgtatttctaaatttgagtgtatttttttttttaagattttatttttcctttttctctccaaagccccctggtacacagttgtgtggctttagttgtggatccttctaggtgtggcatgtgggatgccatctcggcatggcctgatgagcagtgccatgtccgtgcctaggatccaaactgatgaaaccctgggccggcgaagctgagtgcatgaacttaaccactcggccacggggctggcccccaagagtGTATTTTTTAATGGCGCTAAAATATGCATAAAACTGCATgtgactattattcagccttaaaaaggaatgaaattctgatacatgctacaatacgGATTAAACTTGAAGactgtaggggatcagaattcaccaccccaaaatgtgtctctttggcttgattatttttaggaacGGAAGgctcagaaagaaacttttacCTTCCTCCTAAgtgcctgaaagaatttaagatggaaggcctgtcccagggaggagctatcaccatagagaAGTATACATATGGTAGACAGGAAAGCACAGGaaggcccatttttatcaaagttctctctctctctgctcccgtTGTCtgtagatggcccagcaaacgtTAGTTTGCCAAACATtagcttttccatctccatatgaattgccttcctcccctttgaagtcacaaaccactacccccaacatcctcctttgcctttagctgaagatggtatttaaggtggtggcttcagctatTTTGGCacgttactcagttttcctgggtttccctcatgtatacatgtaattaaatttgtttgaggggcaggctctgtggcctggtggttaagttggtgagctctgctgcggcagcctgggtttgtgggttcggaccccgggcacagacctacaccactgtcagccatgctatggtggcaacccacatataaaaaatagaggaagattggcacaggtgttagctcagcactaatcttcctcaagcaaaaaaaaaaaaaaaaaacagaaaaagtgactttctcctgttattctgtctcatgtcaattaaGTTCTTAGAccggccagaagaacctagagggtagaggggTATTTCTTCCTCCACTAcgagacattatgctaagtgaaataagccaaatacaaaaggacaaatgttttatgattccacttatatgaggcacctagaaAAGTGAAATTCATGGAGGTAAATAAGGTTTTGTCTGTTTATCAGAAGAGCattgccaggggtggggtgggggtgggggaatggtGAGGTaatgtttaatgggtacagagtttcagtatGGGATGAtagaaaagttctagagatgagtggtggtgatggttacacaataatgtgaatttacttaatgccactgaactgtacacttaaaaatggttaaagtggtttttttttgtttttttttttttttggtgaggaagagtggccctgagctaacatctgttgccaatcttcctctttttgcttgaggaagattgtccctgagccaacatctgtgccagtcttcctctattttgtatgtgcgacaccccactgcatggcttgatgagtggtacataggtcctcACTTGGGATTTGAatctgtgaaccttgggccactgaagtggagtttgtgaacttaaccactacaccactgggtcggccccactgcatttctatattttcattttttccttcctcaaaaaactttcctggggccggcccggtggcacagcggttaagttcacacgttccgctttggtggcctggggttcgccagttcggatcccgggtgtggacatggcactgcttggcaagccatgctgtggtaggcgtcccacatataaagtggaggaagatgggcacggatgttagctcagggccagtcttcctcagcaaaaagaggaggattggcagcagatgttaactcaggactaaccttcctcaaaaaaaaaaagttcctttaaaaaaacaaacaaaaaaaactttccttagttttatttcatttttcatggcTTTCCAGAGAATTTATATCTCTTGTTGAATTCTCAACAATAAGCACAGTCCTCTGTCACTTAAGCTCTAATGTGCTCCAGTGGCTCACAGGTCTGTGAGCCATGGGAGAAGGTGTGTGCGCAGAAATGCTCCTGGTtgggaggccggcccagtggcgcagtggttaagttcgcatgttctgcttcttggcagcccggggtccgccggtttggattccgggtgcggacatggcactgcttggcaaagccatgctgtggtaggcatcccacggataaagtagaggaagatgggcactgatgttagctcagggccagtcttcctcagcaaaaagaggaggattggcagcagttagctcagggctaattttcctcaaaaaaaaaaaaaaaaagaaaagaaaaaaaaaagaaatgctcctGGAGGTCAAAGGGGTCCATAGAGATGAATGGGTGCCAGAATATTCCACCTTGAGCTTCATCCTCAGGAATTAAGGAAAAGGTATTTAAATCACTGTGGGAGAGTGGTGGTGAGCAGCTGTAAACCTGAGCCCCTGACTGTGGTAAGTTTTGAAGCCTTGTACACTCTTTGTTGTTTGTTATATCTGTTTCCCTGTATCTTTCCCTCTAGGGGTTAGAGGTGAATTCTCATGAGAGGCTGGGGGCTTCTTTTGGGAGCAAGCAGCAAGGAAGGGGGTAGCCAGGGCAATTGCAGCCTGCTTCACACTGAGCTCTTCAAAAGAAGCCCAGGGGACAGAGGGAGTGGTGACAGTgttgaagagaaaaggaaaaagggccAAGTCCTCGAGGCCTGTGCCGCATGGGAGAGAGGccggggctggcctgggctgggaAAGGCTGTTGAGGGCCCACTGTCCAGACAAGAAGCCCCCCAATTAAGGCCACAGTCCTTTCAGGTACCTCCTTGAAGTAGGGCTGCTGGActtagaaaacagaacaaatgaaaaacctgGGACACtaggtaaatttgaatttcagataaacaacaaataattttttagtataagtatctTGTCTGGTAATCCTACTTCAAAGGCTGGTTCTCTGAGCAAAAGCGCTCTGTGTTTCACTTTTATGCTTTCCTTTCCACTCCTCTTCTTATCACCTTGAGTTAGCTCTTATCTCTCAGGGGGGCATTGCAACAGCCTCCCGACTGATCTTCTTGCCTCTGGTCTCTCGACCCTCCAGGTCAGTCTGAAATGACTCTCAAATACCAGTCGGATTACGTAAGAACCCTGCTCAGAGAAAATAAGTGCTGAAGGGGACTTTAGAATCCACCCTGCCTTGGTTTCTTGGACACCTCTGGGCAAGGGTCTTACAGAAACCTTGAAATTTGATAAGAGGTTGAAGTCCAGTGCTGGTTCAATTATTCATTCTCTAAACACTTATCAAGTTCCAGGCATCATGGCACAAGGTATTCAGTGCAAAACGCCCCTCCTCCCTGCTTACACCATATCACATAGCAGTGGCCTCCAGTCCTTGGCTCTCCACAGAGCCTGGAAGCAGCTCTGCAGGAATAGGCTGCACGGGCTCAGGCAGTATAGCCACACAGTGCCCTCAGCCTGGCGGGCTGGCCACGCCCCACACTCAGTGTGGAGCCTGGGTGGGGCAAAGCGGGTGGTCAGGGTTACCAGAGGGTCCTTCTtgtggatgggggcaggggaggcacAGAATAGTGTCTCGTGATGGCTTAACTGGGGAAGGGGAGCTGAGAATCAAACTTCTTTGGGCCTCTGTCGAATCCAGGTAAGGGACAGGGATTTCCTGGTCCACCCTGCTTTCTGG is a window encoding:
- the SNAPIN gene encoding SNARE-associated protein Snapin isoform X3, translated to MAGAGSAAVSGAGTPVAGPAGRDLFAEGLLEFLRPAVQQLDSHVHAVRCPRGKGGAGPRKGGATMGPAGFRWELIGARAERRKAAGLVPLCRESQVELREQIDNLASELCRINEDQKVALDLDPYVKKLLNARRRVVLVNNILQNAQTLDGAV
- the SNAPIN gene encoding SNARE-associated protein Snapin isoform X2: MAGAGSAAVSGAGTPVAGPAGRDLFAEGLLEFLRPAVQQLDSHVHAVRCPRGKGGAGPRKGGATMGPAGFRWELIGARAERRKAAGLVPLCRESQVELREQIDNLASELCRINEDQKVALDLDPYVKKLLNARRRVVLVNNILQNAQISPELTSAASPLSAEEDWP
- the SNAPIN gene encoding SNARE-associated protein Snapin isoform X6, with the translated sequence MAGAGSAAVSGAGTPVAGPAGRDLFAEGLLEFLRPAVQQLDSHVHAVRESQVELREQIDNLASELCRINEDQKVALDLDPYVKKLLNARRRVVLVNNILQNAQTLDGAV
- the SNAPIN gene encoding SNARE-associated protein Snapin isoform X5 — protein: MAGAGSAAVSGAGTPVAGPAGRDLFAEGLLEFLRPAVQQLDSHVHAVRESQVELREQIDNLASELCRINEDQKVALDLDPYVKKLLNARRRVVLVNNILQNAQISPELTSAASPLSAEEDWP
- the SNAPIN gene encoding SNARE-associated protein Snapin isoform X4, translated to MAGAGSAAVSGAGTPVAGPAGRDLFAEGLLEFLRPAVQQLDSHVHAVRESQVELREQIDNLASELCRINEDQKVALDLDPYVKKLLNARRRVVLVNNILQNAQERLRRLNHSVAKETARRRAMLDSGVYPPGSPSK
- the SNAPIN gene encoding SNARE-associated protein Snapin isoform X1, with protein sequence MAGAGSAAVSGAGTPVAGPAGRDLFAEGLLEFLRPAVQQLDSHVHAVRCPRGKGGAGPRKGGATMGPAGFRWELIGARAERRKAAGLVPLCRESQVELREQIDNLASELCRINEDQKVALDLDPYVKKLLNARRRVVLVNNILQNAQERLRRLNHSVAKETARRRAMLDSGVYPPGSPSK